ACCAAAAGTAGAGCACAGAGGTTCATCCTCCCTATATTAGTGATAGTTATAACAACAGAGAAACATGCTTAAGTAGCTGAAGCAAAGTTTAGCACATTCAGGTATGATCTATGATGTGTATCTTTGCATTTCACAGAATGTAAGAGGTTTTCTGCAAGTATCGTCATTCATGTTCACAGCATGCAGCTCCATTTAGGGGTTTCCATTCATTCAGAACATACATGAAGGCTTTACTGCTAAATATCACCTAGAAAGGGACACACCACAAGAATAACTATCACAAGAACACCAATGACCTTTACACTAAattcagcattttaaaacattacttttaaaaacagAGGATGAACTCAGTATTTATGATTCtggaaaaacaaaaattaaacacagaataacttttagatttttataaatttcattttattaattttattaaatagctTTGAATCCATTTTATTACATGACTGCATTTTTCCAAGTAAATGAGCAAATTCATTGATCACACACACTTGACCGTCTTAGTAAGTTCTCTCAGTTCAGTCATACAGAGGAGTATAAAGGGAAAACTAATACAGAAACACAACTGACCTAGTTGCTAGGAAGCAAAACACTCACAGTTTCACAATATTAACTGGCTTGTAACAATTAAGTGATTTCTGGCAGAGAAATACTTTGACAAATCCAAAATGTCATAACTGaactattactgttattataaaacaacaaataactaCGTACAGAAGAACATTTGCTTTTTGGTGTCTTTGCATGCAGTTGTTTCTCAAATAGGAAGTAAGTCAGAACAGAGGTTAAAGGAGGCTGGCTCAGATTTGGGAGAAGATTGAGAGTAAAGCTAAGAGTAAGAAATTAGGAGTACAGGAGTAGACGGTCTGAAGTGTGTCTATTGGAATGTTTGGTCACATGTAACAAAAAGCAGCAACTTTGAATTCTCACAGTGGTTTCTACAGTAACCTACTCTTGAAAAACTTATAATTTATAACTTTttcaagttaaaatgtatttatataattttcaaatatttccagCAAAATCCAGGAATATAGCGAAAATATACACAATAAGCTGTGTGCTATATAGTGGGATGACTTTATTGCAAAGCAATCATCAAATCCTGTTGTATAACACTGATGCAACCAGAGGAAGTACAATATGATGAGGACGATACAGTTAATTACATAcactataatttatttcatgtgTCTCCGATCACCTTAAAACTTCAGTTTATGACTAAGGAATCTACTTGTTAGGGAGGAAAAATGAAGATCGATAGAGAGACCTGCAGGATTCAAGCAATAAAATATCTCTAAATTGTATGTGCATAATTTTGTTCTTCTTTGGATGTAAGGTTAACAGGTTCAGATATAAAAACATTTGAGTCTTCCatatcttgtgtgtgtatgtgggtgagTGTTTGAGTAACAGTGAGCCATTTAGGACTCTGTACCAGAGGCCTCTGCTTCTGCCTCTTCTTTGGAGGCTGGTGGCGTACCGTTGCTCTCTGACGCCGGCTCTTCAGCTTGGATAACAGGAGTGACGACAGCCTCTGCTGCTGCTTCTACTTCCTCTGCTACCTTCTGCACTTCCTCTGCCACTGCTGCCACCTCTTCTGCTGTCTCAGCAACGAGCCCAGCCACCTCAGCCACCACCTCTGCAGTCTCTGCGACCGTCTCGGCCACCTCCTCCACAACCGTCTCAAGAGTTCCTGTCTTCCCTCTAGTGGCCTCAGCTGCTTCCAGCAAGACCTCAGGTGCCTCGGCAGGAACATCCTCCTCAGCTGCACTCTCTACAGTTTCTGCCACCTCACCTTCCTCTGCGCCAGCTTCTTATAAACAGACaacagagaagaaagaaaaataaggCATCAAGCTACGTTTTCATCTTTAGCACACTCATACTTCCTTTTGAATCTCACATAAAAATGACTGGGTTGAgattatacaaaattatatataaaaaattaaacccattgttaaaaagcatattttgcgatcaaaataaaaatgcattattttataattatttaataattaaaaaataaaattaaaatcagcaCACTGCAGTAATTCAATCCTGTCATAAAGTAAATAAGTTCAAATACTACTAACATGATGTTTTTATAAATTAGAGAATAAGAATATCTcataatttattatcatttttataataaaaataattattgccatttattacatattacactgaaataaataaattatatactgaaattaaatattccattaaaataaaattctaaaaattGATTTTCATTTATGAATACAGAGACATTATAGTATAGATCTTGCAAAATATGACCTTTGATTCAGGAGTGTTATACCTTGACAGTTTCTGTAAGGTGGTACTATAATCATCAATAACTTTCCTAATATTCATTAATAAATCTTTTGAGAACTGTACTAacaattaatgcaattaattacagaagaaatatataacaatataataattaataatagtttttactaATGTGAGAAACTAtaattattactaaaataatgatttttttaattgtataaatagCAATGGTAATTTAATTCGTTTGTAGgtatattataatagtattaatTTAACTGGATTTAATTTAGGTTAGTTACCTAAGAACATAAGTGCAGCTAAGAACATCCATATTTAAAGCATTTACACTTGCTGGCAAACCTTCAAATTCTCTCACCCACAGCATCCATCTTATCAAACCTCCTGAGAGCTCCCATAAATGGGTAAACAGGGAATATAAACCTAGCTGTCAAAATCACAAATAACCCGATCACCGCAGGCAGCATGCAAAACCCAAGAATGAGGAGGGAGGGTGAAAAGAGAAACTGAAGAGAAACAAGGAGAAAGGGGCTGGGAGGACAGGTGAGGTGAGGGAATACAAAAGATGGTTGAGCCTTACCATCTGTTCAAAGTTAGCAGTACCAGCAACTCTGTGAATTCCAGCAAAACTGAATAACAAGCAAAGGGGCTTTGTTGTGCATGTTTTAACAGTTAACTCACAGAGGGAAGTATTCTTTTACATGTCTTTCCATTTCTACTGTATT
This genomic stretch from Carassius auratus strain Wakin unplaced genomic scaffold, ASM336829v1 scaf_tig00214077, whole genome shotgun sequence harbors:
- the mgarpa gene encoding protein MGARP isoform X1, whose product is MFGCRAAWQRCVPLARQSLSRAHLDRNVVPRRLMSSVPGGSGQNIFYVVLCGGAFAGALAYACKTVSADQARFVERVSEINARPKSDWKPKAWPPKGGENGNEEAGAEEGEVAETVESAAEEDVPAEAPEVLLEAAEATRGKTGTLETVVEEVAETVAETAEVVAEVAGLVAETAEEVAAVAEEVQKVAEEVEAAAEAVVTPVIQAEEPASESNGTPPASKEEAEAEASGTES
- the mgarpa gene encoding protein MGARP isoform X4; translation: MSSVPGGSGQNIFYVVLCGGAFAGALAYACKTVSADQARFVERVSEINARPKSDWKPKAWPPKGGENGNEEAGAEEGEVAETVESAAEEDVPAEAPEVLLEAAEATRGKTGTLETVVEEVAETVAETAEVVAEVAGLVAETAEEVAAVAEEVQKVAEEVEAAAEAVVTPVIQAEEPASESNGTPPASKEEAEAEASGTES
- the mgarpa gene encoding protein MGARP isoform X3, translated to MFGCRAAWQRCVPLARQSLSRAHLDRNVVPRRLMSSVPGGSGQNIFYVVLCGGAFAGALAYACKTVSADQARFVERVSEINARPKSDWKPKAWPPKGGENGNEAGAEEGEVAETVESAAEEDVPAEAPEVLLEAAEATRGKTGTLETVVEEVAETVAETAEVVAEVAGLVAETAEEVAAVAEEVQKVAEEVEAAAEAVVTPVIQAEEPASESNGTPPASKEEAEAEASGTES
- the mgarpa gene encoding protein MGARP isoform X2; amino-acid sequence: MFGCRAAWQRCVPLARQSLSRAHLDRNVPRRLMSSVPGGSGQNIFYVVLCGGAFAGALAYACKTVSADQARFVERVSEINARPKSDWKPKAWPPKGGENGNEEAGAEEGEVAETVESAAEEDVPAEAPEVLLEAAEATRGKTGTLETVVEEVAETVAETAEVVAEVAGLVAETAEEVAAVAEEVQKVAEEVEAAAEAVVTPVIQAEEPASESNGTPPASKEEAEAEASGTES